The Micromonospora sp. NBC_00421 DNA window TCACCGTCGACGGGGTCGACCTGGCCGACGTCGACCTGGACGACTGGCGTCGGCGGATCGCCTGGGTGCCGCAGCGGGCCCACCTGTTCGCCGCCACGTTGGCCGACAACATCCGGCTCGGTGCCCCCGACACCCCGGACGCCGCCCTGGCCGACGCGGTCGCCGACGCCGCGCTGGACGAGGTCGTGACGGCCCTGCCCGACGGGCTGGACACCCTGCTCGGCGAACGCGGCCACGGGCTGTCCAGCGGTCAACGGCAGCGCGTCGCGCTGGCCCGAGCGTTCCTCCGGGACGCCCCGCTGGTGCTGCTGGACGAGCCGACCGCCCGGCTGGACACGGCGAGCGAGACGACAGTCCTGGACGCCACCCGGCGACTGGTGGCCGGCCGTACCGCCCTGCTGGTGGCGCACCGGCCGGCGCTGTTGGCGGACGCCGACCGGGTGCTGCACGTCGCCGCCGGCCGGGTGACCGAACTGACCCCGAGCCCGGCCGGGGAGGCCAGTCGATGACCACCGGTCCCGTTCCCGCCGTTCGACCCGAGCGGGTGGTGCTGCGGCTGGCCCGGCCGTACCTGGGTCGGCTGCTCGGGGCCGGGCTGCTCGCCTCGGCCACCGAGTTCGCCGGGCTGGCCCTGATGGCCACCGCCACCTGGCTGCTGATGAGCGCCGCCGGCCAGCCACCGCTGGACCGGCTCACCGTCGCCATCGTCGCCGTCCGGGCACTGGCCATCAGCCGGGGCGTGCTGCGTTACACCGAACGACTCGCCGGCCACGACGCCGTACTCCGCATGATCACCGACGTCCGGGCCAGAGTCTTCGCCACTCTCGCCACCCGACCCGGTTCCGCCGGCCACCGCACCGGGGACGCCCTGAGTCGGCTGGTCTCCGACGTGGAGGCGGTACAGGATCTGCTGCTCCGGGTCCTCGTACCCGGGGCGGCGGCTGCGCTGGTCGGGGTGCTGGCCGTCGGTGGGGCCGCCCTGGTCTCGCCGCCCTCGGCCGGGGTGCTCGCGGTCGGCCTCCTGGTCGCCGGGGTGGCGCTGCCGGTGCTGGCCACCGCACTGACCCGGCGGGCCGCCGACGAGGTGGCGCCGCTGCGCGGGGCGCTCGCCAGCGACGCCGTCGACCTCACCCACGGTGCCGCCGACCTGGCTGCCTTCGGGGCCACCGACCAGGCGCTGCGGGCCGCGACGAGCCGCGCCGACCGGCTGGCCCGACTGGAGCGCCGGCTCGCCGCGACCGGATTCGCGGTGGACGCGGCGGGGGTGCTGGTGGCCGGGGCGACCGCCGCCGGGGTGGTGCTGACCGCACTGCGCTCCGGGGTGGACGGGGTACTGGTGGGCGTGCTCGCCGTCGGTGCCCTGGCCGCTGTGGAGATCGCGTTGGCGCTGGTCGGCGCGGCCCGACAGCGCACCCAGCTCCGCGCCGGCCTGGCCCGGGTCGCCAGCCTGCTCGACGGCCCGGCGGTGCCCGGTGCCGCGGTGTCCGACGGGCCGGTGTCCGACGGGCCGGTGCACGACGGGCCGGTGCACGACGGGCCGGTGCGTGATGGCCCGGTCGTCGGTGGGGCGGCGGGTGGCACGGTGGGGCGGCCGGGGGCGGCCGCGCACGACGTGCGGTTCGACGGGGTCGTCGTCCGGTACCGGGAAGGTGCCGCGCCCGCCCTGGACGGGATCGGCCTCGACCTGCCCGCCGGCCGTCGGATCGCGATCGTCGGGCCGAGCGGCGCCGGCAAGAGCACGCTGGCCGCCGTGCTGACCGGAGCGGTACGACCCGACGCCGGCCGGGTCACCCTGGCCGGCCGGGACGTGTCGACGTACCCGGCCGAGGAGCTGCCCCGGCAGATCGGCGGACTGCTCGCCGAGGCGTACGTCTTCCACGCCTCGGTGCGGGAGAACCTGCTGCTCGGCCGGCCGGACGCGGACGAGGCGGAACTGGCCGACGCGACCCGCACCGCCGGTCTGCTCGACTGGGTACGCGCCCAGCCGGACGGTTGGGACACCCTGGTCGGTGAGGAGGGCGGTCAGCTCTCCGGTGGGCAGCGGCAGCGGCTCGCCCTGGCCCGGGCCCTGCTCGCCGCCCCCGGTGTGCTGGTGCTCGACGAACCGACCGAGGGCCTCGACCCGGTCGCCGCCGACGCGGTGCTCGCCGGGGTGCTGGCGGCCACCCCTGCCGGGCGCTCGGTGCTGCTGATCAGCCACCGGCTCAGTGGCCTGGCCGGTTTCGACGAGGTCGTGGTGCTGGTCGCCGGCCGGGTGGCCCAGCGCGGGCGGCACACCGACCTGGTCGCCGCCCCGGGCTGGTACCGGGACCAGTGGCTGCTGCAGGAGGCCGCCGAACGCGGATACCTGGCCCTGACGCCCTGAATGAACACCGGGGCCCGGCCCGACGTCCCGGGCCGGTCGGCGTCCCGTACCCGGATCGGCGTCCGGAACGCGGGTCCGGGAATCTCCCCGACGCGCGGCGACAGCTGTCGTGGCAGGGTGGTGCCATGCATGCCTGCGACGAGGTGGGAATCGACGAGCGGTTGCGGGATCTGGCGTCCCGGCTGCACGGCCCGGCGCGGCTGAAGGACGAACTGATCCGTGAGGCACGGGGGGCCCTGGACGACGCCACCGAGGCGTACCGGGACGGTGGACTGCCGGCACCGGAGGCCGAACGTCGGGCGGTGGCCGACTTCGGCGCACCGGCCGAGCTGGCTCCGGCATACCAGGAGGAGCTGGCGGCCGGGGCGCTGCGCGGGCTGTCCCGGCGGGCGCTGCTGATCGCCGGGGTGCTGACGGTCGGCGGCGACCTGACCTGGCGGGGATCGAGTTGGAGCGGTGGACCGCCCCCACCGGCCGGCTATCAGCTGCTCGCCGGTTCGATGAACGGAATCTGGCTGGCCGTGGCCGGGCTGGCACTGGCGGCCCTGCTGGGCGGTCGCTGGGCGGCCCGGCGGGGGTCGGCCACCACGTCGGCGGGTCGGCTGCTCGGGTGGGCGCTGGTCGGCACGCTGGCGCTCGGCGCGGTCGCCGGGATGGCGCTCTTCGCCTGGTCGGTCGAGCTGTGGGACGCCGCCCTGACCTGGCCGCCGATGATCGTCGGTGCGCTGCTGGCCGGCGCCGCCCACTTCGCCCTGTTCCGGGCCGGTCGCTCCTGGCTGGTCGCCGCCCGCTGACGGCGCCACTTCACCGACCCCGTGGCCGCCCACGTCCCGGGGCGCGAAAAGCCGGTCCCGACGTGCGGGTGGCCGGCGGAGAACCGGTCCCGGTGGGATCAGGCCGGCGCGGCGGGTGGGCCGGCGGGGTCGAGGAACCGGCCGACGGTGACACTGAACTCGCGCCAGCCGGCCCGCTCGCCGGCCAGGGACGCCCGACCTGAGTCGGTGAGCCGGTACGTCCGCCGCTCCCGGCCGTTGACCGTGCTCCAGGAACTGGCCACGTGCCCGGCCCGCTCCAGCCGGCGCAACGCCGGATAGATGGTGCCGGTCGGCAGATCGAGCTGGCCGTCGCTGCGGGCGCGCAGCGCCTCGATGACGGCGTAGCCGTGCAGTTCGCCCTGCTCCAGCACGGCCAGCAGCAGGGCGTCGAGGTGGCCGTGCAGCGCCTGAGCCTTCATACGTAGGTACGCTACTTGTCAACCGCCCGAACCGCCAGCGATCGCAGGGCCCCGACGCCCGCGCGGCTCCGGCCGCCCGGGGCAGCTCCTGCCGCCCGGGGCAGCTCCGGTCCCGGAGGTCCGCCGCCGTCGGGGCGCAGACTTCGACCATCTTCGGGGTACGGGTTCCGAGCGCCGCCGGGGTGCGGGGTCGGCACACGCCGGGACGCCCATTAGGGTATGTGCCCAGAGTCACTTGGCGGCGGCACGTCGCCGAGTGGGCAACCCGACGCACACGGAGGTCAGCGTGGCCCGCCAGTCGCCCCAACGGCCCGACGCCGACGAACCCGAGCTCGGCGACACCGACGGGCCGACCGGGCCCGACGTGGAGCCCGGCCCGGCCGACCGCTCGCTCTGGGAAGAGCTGAGCATCGATCCGGTCGAGATCGCCCTGCCCGCCGGCACCGGTTTCACGCTTCGGGCGTACCGGGCGGCGCGCGAGCTGACCCCGACGGACGTCGCCGAACGCGACGAGGACGACCCCTTCCTGGCCCGACGTCAGGTCGTCGAGGCCGAGGACGACGAGGAGGTGGTGATCCTCGACGAGGAGTTCGCCGCCCTGTCGGCCGAGGACGAGGCTGAGGCCGAGGACGACCGGAAGGACGCGGGCGACGGCAAGCGTGCAGGCGGGAAGGACGGCACCGACACCGACGATGCCGACACCGACGACGACGCGGATGCGGATGCGGATGCGGACGCCGACGGCGACGCCGACGGCGACGGCGACGAGGAGGAGGTGCCGGTCTTCCTGAGCCACAAGGGCCGGCTGCTGCTGTTCAAGACGCCCGAGTCGCTCGTCAGTTTCATCCGGTCGGGTGCCCCCAACGACCTGTCCCAGCTGGACGGTTGGAATGAATTGTCCGAACGGGTCACACCGGCCGACATCGCTCCGCGCGACGAGGACACCTACGAGCTCGACCTGGTCGTGGAGAACCTGCGCGGCGGGCACGACACGTGGGACCCGACCCTCCTGATCGAGGCTGGCGAGGTGGCCCGTGACCTGTCGTACGCGCTGCGGCTACCAGCCGTGCTGGACATGCTCTCGGCCGGCTCCAGCCTGGACGACCTCGACGAGGCGCTGCGTGCATCTGTCAACGGCGGAGTCGGTGGTTTTCTCGGCCGTAGGCGGTTGAAGAAGATCGGGGCCCAGACCGCAAGCTTGGGTTGGCGCACCATTGTCGGCAAGATCTCTGCCGTCGTGGACTGGCGCGACTGACTCCGAGCGGGGACCATCAGTGGCTGGCAGAGAATAGACCTGTGTCCCGGGAGGAGGACGACGCCGTGGCGCTCGTGCGCGTGTACTGCGGTCTGGCTTCGGCAGATCCGGCCGACCGACCGGCCTCGGCCGGATCGACGCTGACGTCCGCCGTGGTCGACGACGCAGGCCGTCTGCTGCATGTCTACGAGATCGGTGACGACGCGGCGGGTTATGCCCAGCTGGTCTCGCTGCTCGTGGAGCGGTCGGGCGGGCCGAGTGGTGTGGCGATCGCCGCCGACAGCGACGACCACGCGGTCACCTCGCTGCTGAGCGCAGCCGGCCGTCCACTGGCGATCGCCGACGACGACTCGGTCGACGACTTCGCCGAGCGGTTCGCCGACGACGACTCCCTGGAGGAGATGCAGTCCGCGCCGGCCGAACGGCGGGCGGTGGGTCTGGCCCGTGCCCTCCAGGCCGGCGCACTCTCCGCGGTCACCCTGCCGGCTTCCCGGGACCTGGCCGGCTTCAAGCAGGTCCTCGCGGCACACGCCGCCCTGTCCAGTGGTCGGCACTCCGCCGCCGTGGCACTGCGTGAGGTGCTCCGCGAGCTCTACCCGGCCGCCCTGCGGGCATACCCGGATCCGGCCGAGCCGGTGGCCTTGGCCGTCCTCGACGCGCTACCCGAGCCGAACATGCTCGGCGGCACGTCGGCGCGGGGCCGTGACCTGTCGGTGGCCGCCGAGGCGGTCATCGCGCACCTCACCGCCGACGGGGTCGCCGAGGCCGGGGAGATCGAGGCGGCGGTCACCGCGCTGCGGGTGGCCATCTCCGAGACTCCGCGCCGGGCCACCGTCAACCGGGCGCTCACCTCCGCCGTCGCCGAGACCGTCCGACAGTCGGTCGCCGCGGTACGCGCCTGCGACGCCGGCTGCGAGGCGCTGGTGAGTGCACTCAGCA harbors:
- a CDS encoding PadR family transcriptional regulator — encoded protein: MKAQALHGHLDALLLAVLEQGELHGYAVIEALRARSDGQLDLPTGTIYPALRRLERAGHVASSWSTVNGRERRTYRLTDSGRASLAGERAGWREFSVTVGRFLDPAGPPAAPA
- a CDS encoding permease prefix domain 1-containing protein, with product MHACDEVGIDERLRDLASRLHGPARLKDELIREARGALDDATEAYRDGGLPAPEAERRAVADFGAPAELAPAYQEELAAGALRGLSRRALLIAGVLTVGGDLTWRGSSWSGGPPPPAGYQLLAGSMNGIWLAVAGLALAALLGGRWAARRGSATTSAGRLLGWALVGTLALGAVAGMALFAWSVELWDAALTWPPMIVGALLAGAAHFALFRAGRSWLVAAR
- the cydC gene encoding thiol reductant ABC exporter subunit CydC, whose product is MTTGPVPAVRPERVVLRLARPYLGRLLGAGLLASATEFAGLALMATATWLLMSAAGQPPLDRLTVAIVAVRALAISRGVLRYTERLAGHDAVLRMITDVRARVFATLATRPGSAGHRTGDALSRLVSDVEAVQDLLLRVLVPGAAAALVGVLAVGGAALVSPPSAGVLAVGLLVAGVALPVLATALTRRAADEVAPLRGALASDAVDLTHGAADLAAFGATDQALRAATSRADRLARLERRLAATGFAVDAAGVLVAGATAAGVVLTALRSGVDGVLVGVLAVGALAAVEIALALVGAARQRTQLRAGLARVASLLDGPAVPGAAVSDGPVSDGPVHDGPVHDGPVRDGPVVGGAAGGTVGRPGAAAHDVRFDGVVVRYREGAAPALDGIGLDLPAGRRIAIVGPSGAGKSTLAAVLTGAVRPDAGRVTLAGRDVSTYPAEELPRQIGGLLAEAYVFHASVRENLLLGRPDADEAELADATRTAGLLDWVRAQPDGWDTLVGEEGGQLSGGQRQRLALARALLAAPGVLVLDEPTEGLDPVAADAVLAGVLAATPAGRSVLLISHRLSGLAGFDEVVVLVAGRVAQRGRHTDLVAAPGWYRDQWLLQEAAERGYLALTP
- a CDS encoding DNA primase, with amino-acid sequence MGNPTHTEVSVARQSPQRPDADEPELGDTDGPTGPDVEPGPADRSLWEELSIDPVEIALPAGTGFTLRAYRAARELTPTDVAERDEDDPFLARRQVVEAEDDEEVVILDEEFAALSAEDEAEAEDDRKDAGDGKRAGGKDGTDTDDADTDDDADADADADADGDADGDGDEEEVPVFLSHKGRLLLFKTPESLVSFIRSGAPNDLSQLDGWNELSERVTPADIAPRDEDTYELDLVVENLRGGHDTWDPTLLIEAGEVARDLSYALRLPAVLDMLSAGSSLDDLDEALRASVNGGVGGFLGRRRLKKIGAQTASLGWRTIVGKISAVVDWRD